From the Winogradskyella forsetii genome, the window CGAAGAAAATAAGCAAGATGCCCTTTGGTTGCAGCGTGCCATGAACAAAATGGGTGAAAAGGATTGTACTGATGATCCTATGTTTGAAAAATTAGTAGAACAAAAGAACAGAGTAGAACCAGATGCAAAGACAGCATATTATTTAGGGGTCTTAAAAGAAAAGCAAGGAAAAACTGCTGAAGCGGATAAATACTATAACCAGTCTTTTGAATTGGAAACAGATCCACTTAAAAAATGGAAACTTGTAATGAGAGTAGCTGAGAAAAACTATAAAAGAGGAAACTATGGTAAAGCAAGACAGCAATATATGGAGGCTTTAAAACTGAACCCTTCTAATGGTGGTCCATATTTAAGGATTGCAGCTATGTATGCTAAAAGTGCAAACAACTGTGGCGATACTAACTTTAATAAAAGAGCAGTATTCTGGTTAGCAGCTGATGAAGCGGAAAAAGCAGGGCGAGTAGATGGAAGATTGAAATCTACAGCAGCAAAAACAGCAGCGAGTTATAGAGCTAGCGCGCCTTCTAAGCAGGAAATTTTTAGTTGTACTTGTGCAGGAGAAACCATTAAGATTGGTTGTTGGATTGGACGTTCAATAACGGTTCCAAAAGGTTAATGTCAAAATATCATTTACATATCATAAGAAACTTAGTCACAGCAATTGTTGTGACTTTGTTTTTTTCATGTAAAAATGATTTTGATGAGGTTCAAAAAGTTGGGGTACTACAAAACCAACCTATCGGTGAAGCTAAAGCTATTGATTTAAAATATACCGAGTTTAAGGAAGATACGGTAAGGTTAATTGCCAATCTATTAAGTCCTAAGATGTTGGATTATTCTAACAGGAGTTTTGCCTTTAATGAGTTTCCAGAAGGTATTGAGCTTAAAATTTATGATAAAAATAACAACCAAACCACTATTACTTCTAATTACGCCATTGTATATGACGAGACAGATATCATTGATTTGCGTGGCGATGTGAAAATCGCAACACACGAAAAGGACACCTTGTTTACGGAGCAACTGTACTACAATCAGAAACTCGAATGGGCGTTTACAAACGAACCTTGGTTATTTAAGCGTGCCGTTGGTCCTTTGCATGGTATTGGATTTGACTCGGATAAAGAATTTAAGAATTTTCAGATGCTGGAAATGGGAGGTGAATTTGAACTCGATAATTAACTATCTTTGCGCAAAGAAATTTTTATTTAACAGATGAAGAAAATACAGAAGATTTTTCAATACGCATACATTGTTTTTGCAGTGCTGTTTATATACGATGCCATTACCAAATGGTCCGAAGATAGAAATGGCGCTTTCATATCTTTAGCACTTTCGGCTTTGGCGGTATTTATGTTTTTCTTTAGAAAACGCTTCAGTAGAAAGTTTGACGACCATAACAAGAGTTAATTTATGACTGCTGACTTAGTCATTATTATTACCACGCTTATACTTTCAGCTTTTTTTTCTGGAATGGAAATCGCTTATGTGTCTGCCAACAAAATTCATATTGAAATAGAAAAGAAACAAGGTGATTTCTTAGGAAACATCTTGGGCAAATTAACAGCCAAACCTTCCAAATATATTGCCACCATGCTCATTGGTAACAATATCGCTTTGGTTATCTATGGATTTAAAATGGGTGAGGTTTTGGTACGTTGGTTTCAGTCTATGTTACCTTCAGATAGTACAACTCTAACGTATTTGTTCACGGATTTGCAATTATTAACGCAAACAGTAATTTCCACATTGGTTATTTTAATTACGGCTGAATTCTTACCAAAAGTATTCTTTCAAATTTATGCCAATACCTTGCTGAAGGTTTTAGCACTTCCGACGTATATTTTCTATCTCTTATTTTTTTGGGTTTCAGATTTTATCATTTGGATTTCAGATGCGGTTCTAAAATATATCTTTAGAGTAGAAGGCGAAGATGTTGTTTTGGCCATGACCAAGGTGGAACTAGGGAATTACATCACCGAGCAAATGGAATCGGTGGATGACCATGATGATATGGATAGTGAAATTCAAATTTTTCAGAATGCTTTAGATTTTTCAGAGGTAAAAGCACGTGAAGTGATGGTGCCTAGAACTGAGATTACTGCGGTAGAGATTTCAGATAGTATTGAAAATTTGAGACAGCTTTTTATAGATTCTGGGCGTACTAAAATTATTGTTTATAAAGATAACATAGATGATATTTTAGGCTATGTGCATTCTTTCGAACTATTTAAAAAACCAAAAACAATAAAATCGATAATAATTAGGGTAGGCTTTGTGCCAGAAACCATTTTGGTTAAAGATGTTCTTAATATTTTAACCAAAAAACGACGCAGTATGGCTGTGGTTATAGACGAATATGGAGGTACCTCTGGAATTATGACCGTGGAAGATATCATCGAGGAATTATTTGGTGAAATTGAAGATGAACACGATACGGTTGAGATGATTGAAGAACAAATTAACGATAATACTTATAAATTTTCAGCACGATTAGAAGTCAATTATATCAACGAAACCTACAAACTGAATCTTCCCAAAGGTGAAAATTACGAAACATTAGGAGGTTTGATTGTGCATGCCACGGAAGGAATACCTGAGGAAAAGGATGATGTATTAATCGATAATTTCAAGTTTACGGTTACCGAAGTATCTTCAACAAAAATAGATGAGGTGATCTTAAAAATCCTTGAAGTAGATTGATACTTCACTAACACTTATAAAAACTACACTTCTCCTTTTATTATTAGCTAGAAAATACTATTTTCGCAGACTTATTTAAATGAAAATTATACAATACAATAAAGACTATGGCAGTTTTAAATAAAATTAGACAACGCTCATTGATATTAATCTTTGTAATTGCGATGGCGTTATTTGCCTTTGTGATCGGTGATTTATTCAAAAATTCTACGGCATTTTCAGGTGGTTCACAAGATGTGGTTGCTACAATTAATGGCAAAGATATCAACCGTAATGAGTTTCAACAAAAAGTAAAAAACTATCAAGATAGATCAGGTGGAAGACAAACGTCAACACAATCTATGAATACGATTTACAATCAAGAATTACGTAAAATTGTTTTAGAAACTGAAGCTGATGAATTGGGTTTGTCTGTTGAAAAAGATGAAATGAGAGATTTATTGAAAAATAGTTTTTCTTCTTATCCTGAATTTCAAGATGAAAACGGAAATTTTGATGTTAACCGTTTAAATGCATTTATCGCTAACCTTAAAGATCTAAATGGCGAAGCTGCGCCGTTAGGTAATTTTATGGTTAACTATGATAGTTGGACGAACAACGAGCAGGCCATAGCAGCCAATGCAGTTCAGCAAACCTATTACAATATGATTAAAGCTGGTGTTGGTACAACCATCGCAGAAGCTAAAGATGAATATTTGGCTGATGCAAAAACGGTAGATATCCGTTATGTACAAATACCTTATACAACAATTGCCGATAGTTTAGTTGAAGTTTCAAAAAGTGAGATTAAGGCTTATATGGACAAGCATAAAGACACTTATGAAACTGAGGCAACGACAGAAGTGGTTTACGTTGAATTTAAGGAAGAAGCGTCTAAAGCAGATGAAGAAAAAATTAAAGCGGATTTATTAGCTTTAAAAACTGATAAACAAGAATATAACGAGAGCAGTAAGAACACAGAAACCATTCCAGGATTTGATTCTGCTACTGATATTGAAGAATTTGTAAATTCAAATTCAGATATCAAATACAGCGATTCATTTTTAAGAGCGGCAGAATTACCTGCAACAGTAAAAGATACGTTACTCAAATTGAACGTTGGCGATTATTACGGACCCTATAAAGATGGAGAGTACTATAAATTATCTAAGGTAGTTGCTAAAAAGCAAATGCCAGATTCAGTAAAAGTACGTCACATCTTAATTCCAAATATTGGAGGTCAACGAGCAGATCCTTCAGTAACAAAAACGCCAGAAGAAGCGAAGAAAACCGCAGATAGTATATTGGCTAAAATTAATAGCGGTACTAAATTTATGGATTTATTGGAATTATCTTCTGATAAAGTCAGTAATGAAAAAGATGGTGAAATAGAGTTTGATTACAGAGCCGGAATGGCTCCAGAATTTAAAGCCTATGCTTTTGATAATGAAGTAGGCGATATTGATGTGGTACAAACCTCTTTTGGATATCATGTTATTGAAATATTGGATCAAACGAGTTTTAACCAAACCGTAAAATTAGCAACTTTAGCTGATGAAATTGAACCTTCAGACGAAACGTTACAAGAAGTGTTTAATAAAATGTCCAAATTCGAAATTGCTGCAAAGGATGGTGATTTTAATGAATTGGCAAAAGAACGTGATTTAACGGTTAAGCCGATAACATTTAAAGAATTGGATGAAAATATTCCAGGTTTAGGAAGCCAAAGAAATGTGGTACGATGGGCTTTTGAAGAGGATACTGAAGTAGGAGATTTTAAGAATTTTCCAATTTCTAACTTTGGATTTATCGTCGCTAAGGTTGTGGATAAAAGAGAAAAGGGAATGATGAGTACGGAAGATGCTTCCATTACAGCATTACCAGAAATAAGAAAAGAGAAGAAGGCG encodes:
- the lptC gene encoding LPS export ABC transporter periplasmic protein LptC; its protein translation is MSKYHLHIIRNLVTAIVVTLFFSCKNDFDEVQKVGVLQNQPIGEAKAIDLKYTEFKEDTVRLIANLLSPKMLDYSNRSFAFNEFPEGIELKIYDKNNNQTTITSNYAIVYDETDIIDLRGDVKIATHEKDTLFTEQLYYNQKLEWAFTNEPWLFKRAVGPLHGIGFDSDKEFKNFQMLEMGGEFELDN
- a CDS encoding hemolysin family protein → MTADLVIIITTLILSAFFSGMEIAYVSANKIHIEIEKKQGDFLGNILGKLTAKPSKYIATMLIGNNIALVIYGFKMGEVLVRWFQSMLPSDSTTLTYLFTDLQLLTQTVISTLVILITAEFLPKVFFQIYANTLLKVLALPTYIFYLLFFWVSDFIIWISDAVLKYIFRVEGEDVVLAMTKVELGNYITEQMESVDDHDDMDSEIQIFQNALDFSEVKAREVMVPRTEITAVEISDSIENLRQLFIDSGRTKIIVYKDNIDDILGYVHSFELFKKPKTIKSIIIRVGFVPETILVKDVLNILTKKRRSMAVVIDEYGGTSGIMTVEDIIEELFGEIEDEHDTVEMIEEQINDNTYKFSARLEVNYINETYKLNLPKGENYETLGGLIVHATEGIPEEKDDVLIDNFKFTVTEVSSTKIDEVILKILEVD
- a CDS encoding peptidylprolyl isomerase, which encodes MAVLNKIRQRSLILIFVIAMALFAFVIGDLFKNSTAFSGGSQDVVATINGKDINRNEFQQKVKNYQDRSGGRQTSTQSMNTIYNQELRKIVLETEADELGLSVEKDEMRDLLKNSFSSYPEFQDENGNFDVNRLNAFIANLKDLNGEAAPLGNFMVNYDSWTNNEQAIAANAVQQTYYNMIKAGVGTTIAEAKDEYLADAKTVDIRYVQIPYTTIADSLVEVSKSEIKAYMDKHKDTYETEATTEVVYVEFKEEASKADEEKIKADLLALKTDKQEYNESSKNTETIPGFDSATDIEEFVNSNSDIKYSDSFLRAAELPATVKDTLLKLNVGDYYGPYKDGEYYKLSKVVAKKQMPDSVKVRHILIPNIGGQRADPSVTKTPEEAKKTADSILAKINSGTKFMDLLELSSDKVSNEKDGEIEFDYRAGMAPEFKAYAFDNEVGDIDVVQTSFGYHVIEILDQTSFNQTVKLATLADEIEPSDETLQEVFNKMSKFEIAAKDGDFNELAKERDLTVKPITFKELDENIPGLGSQRNVVRWAFEEDTEVGDFKNFPISNFGFIVAKVVDKREKGMMSTEDASITALPEIRKEKKAKMIREDITATTVADIAKNQGQSARSAAAVTINNTTLSGAGVEPKVVGAAFGLEEGATSKPIDGEKGVYVVEVTKINEATELDNYTSIMNRLNSERRNTIQSKVLTALEDAAEIEDNRAKTVY